TCCTTTTCAGTGGTGGATTATTAGACCAACCTTCGGTTTGCATTGCAGTTTGTCAATATTTGCACACATGTAACCTGAATCTCATCCACTCcttttggaggggaggggagcatCTGGGACTACAAACCCCATCAGGAGCACCAATGCAGCAGGAAGGAGTGGGGAGGCCCCCTCTGGGACTACAATCCTCACCAGGAGCACCAATGCATCAGAAGACCCCCACAAACTAGACTACAAACCCCATCAGGAGCACCAATGCAGCAGGAAGGAGGTTCCTCCAGGACTATAAACCCCACGAGAAGCACCAATGCAGGAGGGGGAGGCCCCCTCTGGGACTACAAACCCAATCAGGTGCACCAATGTATCAGGAGAAGACCCCTCTGGGACTACAAACCCCATCAGAAGCACCAATGCAGCAGGAAGGGATAGGGAGGCCATCTCCTGGACTACAAACCCTATGAAGGGCACCAATAGAGCAGGAGGGGAGGCCCCCTCTGGCACTACAAACCCCATGAGCACCAATGCACCAGGAGAAGACCTCTCTGGGACTACAAACCCCATGAGCACCAGTGCACCAGGAGAAGACCTCTCTGGCACTACAAACCCCATGAGGTGCACCAATGCATCAGGAGAAGACCCCCCTGCGACTACAAAGCCCACCAGGCGCACCAACGCAgttaggggagggggagagggagggataggCCGCCCACCTTGGAAGGCCAGCTGGTGCTTCCCCATGATGTCGTCGCAGACCCTCCGCAGCGTCTCCAGGGCCCGAGCGGCCGTCTCCTCCTCGGCGGCGGGACAAGGCCCGAAGCGGCCCAGCAGGCCCTGCACCAACTTCCAGCCGCCGCTTCCGCAGCCGCCGTCCTGCTTGGGGGGCTCCTGGTCGGCCGCCTCCCGCAGGTACGAGGCCACCAGCCGCAGCGTCACCTGGCGGAGCGGGTCCCGGGGGGCCGGCGAGTCGGGCGGGGAGGCGTCGGGGGGCGACTGGGCCGCGTCTTCCGCCTCAGGCTCGCAGCCGTCCAGCTCCTCTTCGGGGGTCGCGGGCGGCTGGCCAATGGGAGCGCGCGCCGCCGACGGCGGGGGCCCAATCAGCGCGAGGGGCCCCGCGCCGGGCCCTCCGCCAATCAGCGCCCGAGGTACCTCAGAGCAGGCCAGGCCCCCACCCAGGCCGCCTCGGACGCCGCCGTTAAGGAGAGCCAGGCCGCCCCCGCCGATTACGCCGCCGCCTCCTCTCCCTCCGCCCCCGCCAGGAGACACCGGGGCGGCCGGGGCCAACCCGGGGGAGCCGCCGCAATAGAGGACCATCGCCTTCTTGTTGAACATGGCGGCCCGACCTCGCGCTGCTGCGTCTGTGAGGGGAGTGGCGCGCGCGCACACGGGGGCGGTCGTTATATATACCCCAGCCCGTGCGTGACGCCACCGGTGACGCCGACGTCAAGGGGGCCGCGCGTGCGAGCCGATTGGGAGGCGAGGGGGAAATGTAGGGCGGAGGGGGAAGGGGGgcggaagagggagggaagaaggaaggaagcgggTAGCCAATCAGAGGATCGGGATCggaatttctttccttttttaaaaaaaaccccccctTTCATCTTCCCAGCCAGGATGGACGAATCCATGTTTGCgttgggaggggggagaaagaatggAAGCGCCCTGGGGGACTTCGTGGGGCTTTTAGGCGGCTCATCTGGGAAGGCGGATGGAGGGGAAATTTTCGGGACGAGGGAGGCTTGGAGTGCAGAGTTGCAAAGCGGGGTTGACCCCGACTCCCCCTCCCCGCCGGGCGGGGCAGGAAGAATGGCCTCATCCGGCCCAGAAGTGTCCGAGCTTGGCCgcctttaagactggtggacttcaactcccagaattccctagagaGCCAGGAATGATAGAGgtggaagaggccagaaaggtCACCTTAAGTCAGGAGAATGCTGGGAGATGAAGTCTTACAAGTGGCCAAGCTTGGACAGCCTTGGACTGGATCAGAAgtccacttttaagacttgtggacttcaactcccaggattccccagccggTCAccaatgatagagttggaagaggccagaaaggtCACCTTAAGTCAGGAGAATTCTACGAATTGAAGTCTTGCAAGTGGCCAAGCTTGGACAGCCATGGACTAGATCTGGAGTCCCCAAACCTggtcacttttaagacttgtggacttcaactcccaagattCCCCAACCAGCCATAAACGataagagttggaagaggccagaaaggtCATCTTAAGTCAGaggtcagctatgctggctggagaatcctgggagttgaagtccacaagtcttaaaagtgaccAGGTTCGAAGATCTTTGGACTAGATGCTCTTGGGGCAGGGTGTCTTCTGCAAGAcagaggtgggggaggggaggtcTCCCTCCATTCCACCCTAAACCCCAGGCCAGTTTTGGCTCTGGGTTAGTGCTGGCTGGCAAATATCCCCCCCTTCCCAAAATACGCCCCCCCCCACAAAGTTTCCAATGGGAGCAACCTTTGCATACATGATGGACCGTCAAGTGAAACCTCAAATCAGCCAACGGACGATGGGTGTTGTAAACCCGCTTTTAGCCATGAAACTTTGAGCcaaattcctccttctcctgGTCCAGTCCACCCTGCAGGGCTGTCGCAGtaacaggaggaggaaggtatGTTTGGATACGTTTGCTGCCTTattgacaaaaataataataaaagatgggttcgttcctatcacccatttcctcccacttcggactgtatgactgtaacttgtggcttgaattcttaaggtttttattaatattgtttcttcgttgcttatttgacccctgtgaccatcattaagtgttggacctcacgattcttgataaatgtatgtattttcttttatgtgcaccgagagtaaattccttgtgtttccaatcacatttggccaataaaataattctattctattctataatctattcaaattctattctgttcttgacaaatgtatattttcttttatttagactgggagcatctgcaccaattccttgtgtacccaatcatacttggccaataaagaattctattctattctattagaaatGAATTAAAATCGGGCCGCTTTCTAAGGCAAGGCAGAATTCggcaaaaaataatatatatatatattttgcctgGGCTGCGAAAACGAAAAGCTCAGCATCTTTCTGGAGCATAACAGGATGTCACGCAGCGTCGGGGCGAGTTGAGAGATTTCAAAACTTTGTGCAACCCTCATGCAGACTCATTtgcagttttttctttttcttgggggggaaaacaacaacaacccacccACCACAAACCACCCCAGCATTGCCCCCAGACGGGATCCGTGACGTCACCCCAAAGAATGTTCCCAGACTGAGCAGTTTGGGGTTGGTCTAGacccgtgtttcccaaccttggccacttgaagatatttggacttcaactcccagaattccccagccagcattcgctggctggggaattctgggagttgaagtccaaatatcttcaagtggccaaggttgggaaacactagtctagaccagtgtttttcaaccagtgtgccgcggcacactagtgtgccgtgagacatggttaggtgtgccgcgaagctcagagagagaaagcaagcaaaagagagaaagagcaagcgagagagaaagagaagagaaagagaacaagagaaagagagcaagagagagaaagaaagcaatagagagagaaagagagggaggga
This genomic window from Erythrolamprus reginae isolate rEryReg1 chromosome 13, rEryReg1.hap1, whole genome shotgun sequence contains:
- the MCL1 gene encoding induced myeloid leukemia cell differentiation protein Mcl-1 gives rise to the protein MFNKKAMVLYCGGSPGLAPAAPVSPGGGGGRGGGGVIGGGGLALLNGGVRGGLGGGLACSEVPRALIGGGPGAGPLALIGPPPSAARAPIGQPPATPEEELDGCEPEAEDAAQSPPDASPPDSPAPRDPLRQVTLRLVASYLREAADQEPPKQDGGCGSGGWKLVQGLLGRFGPCPAAEEETAARALETLRRVCDDIMGKHQLAFQGMLRKMPLSQADDLKLMSEVATQVFNDGITNWGRIVTLVSFGAFVAKHLKSVNQESGIDTLAEIITEVLVTDKREWLLHHNAWEGFVKFFHVEDLEGSIRNVLVAFASVAGLGASLAYLTR